The following are encoded together in the Glycine max cultivar Williams 82 chromosome 8, Glycine_max_v4.0, whole genome shotgun sequence genome:
- the LOC100306349 gene encoding uncharacterized protein LOC100306349: MEFYTRPNRSDIHLSAEEEATIEAKTRDYFDGVAPQRHTKPQRSEYSAQYVDAFSNAHHSSSSSSIPEFMQFQRLENDPQEKKLEYNGSQVPEEFVETEYYQDLNSVDKHHHTTGTGFIKVEKNGNDFHIEPDNDTGCHHSCKCNPATNDWVPSPSNEVGFNSDKPNRSDN; encoded by the exons ATGGAGTTCTACACAAGGCCAAATAGGAGTGACATCCACCTCTCAGCAGAGGAAGAAGCCACCATAGAGGCAAAGACCAGAGACTACTTTGATGGGGTTGCACCACAACGCCACACAAAGCCTCAACGAAGTGAGTATTCAGCTCAATATGTGGATGCTTTCTCCAATGCCCatcactcttcttcttcttcttctatacCAGAATTCATGCAATTCCAACGCCTCGAGAATGATCCCCAAGAGAAG AAATTGGAGTACAATGGAAGTCAAGTACCGGAAGAATTTGTGGAAACAGAGTATTACCAAGATCTCAACAGCGTGGACAAACACCACCATACG ACGGGAACAGGATTTATCAAAGTAGAGAAAAATGGAAATGACTTTCACATAGAACCAGATAATGACACTGGTTGCCATCACTCTTGCAAGTGCAATCCAGCAACCAATGATTGGGTTCCTTCTCCTTCCAACGAG GTGGGTTTCAATTCAGACAAACCTAACAGGAGTGACAACTAA
- the LOC100789256 gene encoding protein GRAVITROPIC IN THE LIGHT 1 has protein sequence MTRKVSNFSDLIQRVTASCLLHPLATAAAAVKEDDNSPYESEDNRNDSEEEENENDDEYEDEERLVGPLKAFKVKQMEALMEQVFETVSSMKRAYVRLQEAHSPWDPERMRSADVAVVSELRKLAVLRERFRRSGGGDDDGRRKGRRRGGGGGVASVREVVAPYEAVVEELKKEVKVKDMEVKNLREKLDSAVALTTNGSAQKKPGRSLSKRKLGIQAMAAVPTPELFEATMVQVREASKSFTSLLLSLMHNAHWDITAAVRSIEAATASTDKFHNTSSTTSIVSAHHAKYALDSYISRKIFQGFDHETFYMDGSLSSLLNPDQFRRDCFTQYRDMKSMDPTELLGILPTCHFGKFCSKKYLAIVHPKMEESLFGNLEQHNHVQVGNHPRSEFYNEFLGVAKAVWLLHLLAFSLNPAPSQFEASRGAEFHPQYMDSVVKFSGGRVPAGQVVGFPVSPGFKLGNGSVIKARVYLIART, from the exons ATGACGAGAAAGGTCTCGAATTTCTCGGATCTGATCCAAAGGGTCACCGCCTCTTGCCTCCTCCACCCCCTCgccaccgccgccgccgccgtcaAGGAAGACGACAACTCGCCTTACGAGTCCGAGGACAACCGGAACGActcagaggaagaagaaaatgagaatgaCGACGAGTACGAGGATGAAGAGAGATTGGTGGGGCCCTTGAAGGCTTTCAAAGTAAAACAGATGGAGGCGCTGATGGAACAAGTGTTTGAAACGGTGTCGTCGATGAAGAGAGCCTACGTGAGGCTTCAGGAGGCGCATTCGCCGTGGGACCCGGAGAGGATGAGGTCTGCTGACGTGGCGGTGGTGTCGGAGCTCCGGAAGCTTGCCGTGCTCAGGGAGAGGTTCCGACGGAGCGGCGGCGGCGACGACGACGGGAGGAGAAAGGGGAGGAGGAGAGGTGGCGGTGGTGGGGTTGCGTCGGTGAGGGAGGTGGTGGCGCCGTACGAGGCGGTGGTGGAGGAGCTGAAGAAGGAGGTGAAGGTGAAGGATATGGAGGTGAAGAATCTGAGGGAGAAGCTTGATAGTGCTGTTGCTCTCACTACTAATGGAAGTGCTCAAAAGAAGCCTGGGAGGTCTCTGTCTAAGAGGAAACTGGGAATTCAAG CAATGGCAGCAGTACCAACCCCTGAACTCTTTGAAGCAACAATGGTGCAAGTGAGAGAAGCCTCAAAGTCTTTCACATCTCTGCTACTGTCTCTCATGCACAATGCACATTGGGACATAACAGCTGCTGTTCGTTCTATTGAAGCTGCTACTGCCTCCACTGACAAATTCCATAATACTTCTTCAACCACGTCCATTGTCTCGGCTCACCATGCCAAGTATGCCCTTGACTCCTACATTTCCAGGAAAATCTTCCAAGGGTTTGACCACGAGACTTTCTACATGGATGGCAGCCTCTCCTCCCTCCTCAACCCTGACCAGTTTCGCCGTGATTGCTTCACTCAGTACCGCGACATGAAGTCCATGGATCCTACCGAGCTTCTTGGAATCTTGCCAACATGTCACTTTGGCAAATTCTGTTCCAAGAAGTACCTTGCCATTGTCCATCCCAAGATGGAGGAGTCCTTGTTTGGGAACTTGGAGCAGCACAATCATGTCCAAGTAGGAAACCACCCCAGGAGTGAGTTCTACAATGAGTTTCTAGGGGTGGCCAAGGCAGTGTGGTTGCTTCATTTACTGGCATTCTCGTTGAACCCTGCACCAAGTCAGTTTGAGGCAAGCCGTGGAGCTGAGTTCCATCCCCAGTATATGGACAGTGTAGTGAAATTTTCAGGCGGGCGAGTGCCGGCTGGTCAGGTTGTAGGGTTTCCAGTTAGCCCTGGATTTAAGCTTGGGAATGGCTCTGTTATAAAGGCCAGAGTTTATTTGATAGCCAGAACATAA
- the LOC100788729 gene encoding mitochondrial uncoupling protein 2 isoform X2: MSDPYQISFAQAFLCSAFAACFAEFCTIPLDTAKVRLQLQKKVGIDDGVGLPKYKGLLGTVKTIAREEGISALWKGIVPGLHRQCLYGGLRIGLYDPVKTFLVGSAFVGEVPLYHMILAALLTGALAITIANPTDLVKVRLQAEGQLPTGVPKRYSGAIDAYLTILRQEGIGALWTGLGANIARNAIINAAELASYDKVKRTILKIPGFMDNVYTHLLAGLGAGLFAVFIGSPVDVVKSRMMGDSTYKSTFECFLKTLLNEGFLAFYKGFLPNFSRVGAWNVIMFLTLEQAKRVIRG, from the exons ATGTCAGATCCGTACCAGATTTCGTTCGCTCAAGCCTTCTTGTGCAGCGCTTTCGCCGCGTGTTTCGCCGAG TTTTGTACTATTCCTCTGGACACAGCTAAGGTCAGGCTTCAACTCCAAAAGAAGGTAGGGATTGATGATGGAGTGGGTTTACCTAAATACAAGGGTTTGCTGGGCACAGTTAAGACCATTGCTAGAGAAGAGGGTATATCAGCTCTGTGGAAAGGCATTGTTCCTGGTTTACACCGCCAATGTTTATATGGAGGCTTAAGAATTGGGTTATATGATCCT GTGAAAACATTTCTTGTTGGTAGTGCATTTGTTGGAGAGGTTCCATTATACCATATGATATTGGCTGCTCTGCTGACTG GTGCTTTGGCAATCACAATTGCTAATCCAACTGATCTAGTCAAAGTTAGGCTTCAAGCTGAAGGTCAATTGCCAACTGGGGTACCTAAGCGTTATTCTGGTGCTATAGATGCATATTTAACTATACTGAGACAA GAAGGGATAGGGGCCTTGTGGACAGGTCTTGGGGCCAATATAGCAAGGAATGCAATTATAAATGCTGCGGAATTGGCTAGCTATGATAAAGTGAAACGG ACGATTTTGAAAATTCCAGGGTTCATGGACAATGTCTATACTCACCTACTCGCTGGCTTAGGTGCAGGTCTTTTTGCTGTCTTTATTGGTTCTCCTGTTGATGTG GTGAAATCCAGGATGATGGGGGATTCAACCTACAAAAGCACATTTGAATGCTTTCTCAAGACTTTGCTTAATGAG GGATTTTTGGCCTTCTATAAAGGTTTCCTTCCTAATTTTAGTCGAGTAGGAGCCTGGAATGTGATTATGTTTCTTACCCTTGAACAA GCAAAGAGAGTTATAAGAGGATAA
- the LOC100788729 gene encoding mitochondrial uncoupling protein 2 isoform X1, with translation MSDPYQISFAQAFLCSAFAACFAEFCTIPLDTAKVRLQLQKKVGIDDGVGLPKYKGLLGTVKTIAREEGISALWKGIVPGLHRQCLYGGLRIGLYDPVKTFLVGSAFVGEVPLYHMILAALLTGALAITIANPTDLVKVRLQAEGQLPTGVPKRYSGAIDAYLTILRQEGIGALWTGLGANIARNAIINAAELASYDKVKRTILKIPGFMDNVYTHLLAGLGAGLFAVFIGSPVDVVKSRMMGDSTYKSTFECFLKTLLNEGFLAFYKGFLPNFSRVGAWNVIMFLTLEQVRYTSYSLAMLFVLSLYSYVIYISYYTLLSTYKCPA, from the exons ATGTCAGATCCGTACCAGATTTCGTTCGCTCAAGCCTTCTTGTGCAGCGCTTTCGCCGCGTGTTTCGCCGAG TTTTGTACTATTCCTCTGGACACAGCTAAGGTCAGGCTTCAACTCCAAAAGAAGGTAGGGATTGATGATGGAGTGGGTTTACCTAAATACAAGGGTTTGCTGGGCACAGTTAAGACCATTGCTAGAGAAGAGGGTATATCAGCTCTGTGGAAAGGCATTGTTCCTGGTTTACACCGCCAATGTTTATATGGAGGCTTAAGAATTGGGTTATATGATCCT GTGAAAACATTTCTTGTTGGTAGTGCATTTGTTGGAGAGGTTCCATTATACCATATGATATTGGCTGCTCTGCTGACTG GTGCTTTGGCAATCACAATTGCTAATCCAACTGATCTAGTCAAAGTTAGGCTTCAAGCTGAAGGTCAATTGCCAACTGGGGTACCTAAGCGTTATTCTGGTGCTATAGATGCATATTTAACTATACTGAGACAA GAAGGGATAGGGGCCTTGTGGACAGGTCTTGGGGCCAATATAGCAAGGAATGCAATTATAAATGCTGCGGAATTGGCTAGCTATGATAAAGTGAAACGG ACGATTTTGAAAATTCCAGGGTTCATGGACAATGTCTATACTCACCTACTCGCTGGCTTAGGTGCAGGTCTTTTTGCTGTCTTTATTGGTTCTCCTGTTGATGTG GTGAAATCCAGGATGATGGGGGATTCAACCTACAAAAGCACATTTGAATGCTTTCTCAAGACTTTGCTTAATGAG GGATTTTTGGCCTTCTATAAAGGTTTCCTTCCTAATTTTAGTCGAGTAGGAGCCTGGAATGTGATTATGTTTCTTACCCTTGAACAAGTAAGATACACATCTTATAGCTTGGCAATGCTGTTTGTGTTATCTTTATATTCTTACGTAATTTATATATCGTATTACACCCTGTTATCCACTTACAAATGTCCTGCTTAA
- the LOC548079 gene encoding proliferating cell nuclear antigen, translated as MLELRLVQGSLLKKVLESVKELVNDANFDCSSTGFSLQAMDSSHVALVALLLRSEGFEHYRCDRNISMGMNLNNMAKMLKCAGNDDIITIKADDGSDTVTFMFESPTQDKISDFEMKLMDIDSEHLGIPEAEYHAIVKMPSSEFARICKDLSSIGDTVVISVTKEGVKFSTKGDIGTANIVCRQNTSVDKPEEATVIEMNEPVSLTFALRYMNSFTKATPLSNTVTISLSNELPVVVEYKIAEMGYVRFYLAPKIEEDEEDTKPQV; from the exons ATGTTGGAACTCCGTCTCGTGCAAGGCTCCCTCCTGAAGAAGGTTTTGGAATCCGTCAAGGAGCTCGTGAACGACGCGAACTTCGACTGCTCCTCCACCGGGTTCTCCCTCCAGGCCATGGACTCCAGCCACGTCGCCCTCGTCGCTCTCCTCCTCCGATCCGAGGGCTTCGAGCACTACCGCTGCGACCGCAACATCTCCATGGGCATGAACCTCAACAACATGGCCAAGATGCTTAAGTGTGCTGGTAATGACGACATCATCACCATCAAGGCCGACGACGGCAGCGACACTGTCACTTTCATGTTCGAAAGCCCTA CACAAGACAAGATTTCTGATTTTGAAATGAAGCTGATGGACATTGATAGTGAACACCTTGGGATTCCGGAGGCAGAGTATCATGCTATTGTTAAGATGCCATCCTCTGAGTTTGCTAGGATCTGCAAGGATCTCAGTAGTATTGGTGACACTG TTGTCATTTCGGTTACTAAGGAGGGTGTGAAGTTTTCCACCAAAGGAGATATTGGAACTGCCAATATAGTTTGTAGGCAGAATACTTCTGTGGACAAG CCTGAAGAAGCAACTGTCATTGAGATGAATGAGCCCGTGTCCTTGACATTTGCTTTGCGATATATGAACTCTTTTACAAAGGCAACGCCATTGTCTAACACAGTTACCATTAGTCTTTCAAATGAGTTGCCAGTTGTTGTTGAGTACAAGATTGCTGAGATGGGTTATGTGCGGTTCTATTTGGCTCCCAAGatagaagaggatgaagaagataCGAAACCTCAAGTTTAA
- the LOC100803533 gene encoding probable sugar phosphate/phosphate translocator At3g11320 translates to MKVSVSGKLFTLGLISFWYASNIGVLLLNKYLLSNHGFRYPIFLTLCHMMACSILSYVAIAWLKMVPMQTVRSRVQFVKISSLGLIFCLSVVGGNISLRYLPVSFNQAIGATTPFFTAVFAYLMTLRREGWLTYVTLLPVVAGVIIASGGEPSFHLFGFIMCIAATAARALKTVLQGVLLSSEGEKLNSMNLLMYMAPVAVAFLLPASIIMEEDVIGITISLAREDSSILWLLMFNSALAYFVNLTNFLVTKHTSALTLQVLGNAKGAVAVVISILIFRNPVSVTGMFGYSLTVIGVILYSEAKKRGK, encoded by the exons ATGAAGGTTTCAGTCTCAGGAAAGCTCTTCACATTAGGGTTGATAAGTTTCTGGTACGCCTCCAACATAGGAGTGTTGCTGCTGAACAAGTACCTTCTGAGCAACCACGGTTTCAGGTACCCTATATTCCTGACACTGTGCCACATGATGGCGTGTTCAATTCTCAGCTACGTTGCCATTGCATGGCTCAAGATGGTGCCCATGCAAACGGTGCGTTCGAGGGTGCAATTTGTGAAGATATCGTCGCTGGGACTCATATTCTGCTTGTCCGTGGTGGGGGGCAACATCTCCCTCCGCTACCTTCCGGTGTCGTTCAACCAGGCCATCGGCGCCACCACGCCGTTCTTCACGGCGGTGTTCGCCTATTTGATGACCCTCCGGAGGGAGGGTTGGCTCACGTATGTCACACTCCTCCCGGTTGTCGCCGGTGTTATTATTGCTAGTGGG GGAGAACCAAGTTTTCATCTATTTGGATTCATAATGTGCATCGCAGCTACAGCAGCCAGGGCACTCAAAACAGTACTTCAAGGGGTTTTGCTGTCTTCTGAAGG GGAAAAGCTCAATTCTATGAACCTTCTTATGTACATGGCACCAGTGGCTGTTGCATTCCTTCTTCCAGCCTCAATCATAATGGAGGAAGATGTCATTGGAATCACAATTTCACTTGCCAGAGAGGATTCAAGTATTTTGTGGTTGCTTATGTTCAATTCTGCATTGGCATACTTTGTCAATTTGACCAATTTCTTAGTCACAAAGCACACCAGTGCATTAACACTTCAG GTACTAGGAAATGCAAAGGGAGCTGTGGCAGTTGTTATCTCCATTTTGATATTCCGAAATCCTGTATCAGTGACTGGAATGTTTGGATATTCTCTCACAGTCATTGGAGTCATCCTATATAGTGAAGCCAAGAAACGGggtaaataa
- the LOC100802481 gene encoding neutral ceramidase 1 isoform X1: MSNWEASNFRGKLPIRVFSRSLAVATYSCFLQVKGNEKNLLSLAKLALFCFEIECVMEFPSFDHLNVWRECANVRVWILFLLLLLLKSDVCSGSDYLVGLGSYDITGPAADVNMMGYANTGQIASGIHFRLRARAFIVAEPNGNRVVFVNLDACMASQIVKIKVIERLKARYGDLYTEENVAISGIHTHAGPGGYLQYVVYIVTSLGFVHQSFDVIVDGIEKCIIQAHENLRPGSIFVNKGELLDAGVSRSPSAYLNNPAGERRKYKYNVDTDMTLLKFVDDEWGPVGSFNWFPTHGTSMSRTNSLISGDNKGAAARFMEDWFEQKDYGRTDSVVFEDDALPRRMSNIIPSHHDNHRELLELATSFQSPPGRPVTKTSSVAKRVRSAHRKVGKRRFVSAFCQSNCGDVSPNVLGAFCIDTGLPCDFNHSTCGGKNELCYSRGPGYPDEFESTRIIGERQFRKAVDLFNAADEEIEGDVDFRHAYIDFSQLEVTISDQGYSEVVKTCPAAMGFAFAAGTTDGPGAFDFQQGDDKGNPFWKLVRDMLKTPSREQIDCQHPKPILLDTGEMKKPYDWAPSILPIQILRIGQLIILSVPGEFTTMAGRRLRDAVKMVLTSEEDFEFDDIHIVIAGLTNTYSQYITTYEEYQVQRYEGASTLYGPHTLSAYIQEFKKLAEALIYGEPVEPGPLPPDLLEKQISLLPPVVLDATPLGVNFGDVCADVPRNSTFKSGDMVTASFWSACPRNDLMTEGTFALVEFLQEKDAWIPAYDDDDFCLRYKWSRPSKLSSRSKGTLEWMIPQGVTPGVYRLSHFGAAKGLFGSIHHFTGSSTAFVVA; this comes from the exons ATGTCAAATTGGGAAGCTTCAAATTTCAGAGGGAAATTACCCATTCGTGTCTTCTCAAGGTCGTTGGCAGTTGCCACTTACAGTTGCTTCCTACAAGTCAAG GGGAATGAGAAGAACTTGCTAAGCTTGGCAAAATTGGCTCTTTTTTgctttgaaattgagtgtgTGATGGAGTTTCCTtcctttgatcatttgaatgttTGGAGGGAATGTGCAAATGTGCGAGTTTGGATCCTTTTCTTACTCCTGCTGCTACTGAAGAGTGATGTGTGTTCTGGTTCTGACTACTTGGTTGGTCTCGGAAGCTATGACATTACTGGCCCTGCGGCTGATGTTAACATGATGGGGTATGCTAACACAGGACAGATTGCGTCCGGAATTCACTTCAGGCTGCGGGCTCGTGCTTTCATTGTTGCAGAGCCAAATGGTAACCGGGTAGTGTTTGTGAACCTTGATGCTTGCATGGCTTCACAGATTGTGAAGATCAAAGTAATTGAGAGGCTGAAAGCAAG ATATGGTGATCTATATACTGAAGAGAATGTAGCCATTAGTGGAATTCACACTCATGCTGGTCCTGGGGGTTATCTCCAATATGTTGTGTACATTGTAACTTCTCTTGGATTTGTGCACCAGTCCTTTGATGTCATTGTCGATGGCATTGAGAAATGCATTATCCAGGCCCATGAAAATCTCCGCCCAGGATCAATATTTGTCAATAAGG GAGAACTCTTAGATGCTGGTGTAAGTCGCAGTCCCAGTGCTTATCTCAATAATCCTGCtggagagagaagaaaatataagtATAATGTTGATACAGATATGactcttttaaaatttgttgacGATGAATGGGGACCTGTTGGAAGCTTCAATTGGTTCCCTACTCATGGAACTTCAATGAGTCGTACAAACTCATTAATTAGTGGGGATAATAAAGGTGCGGCTGCACGATTTATGGAAGACTGGTTTGAGCAAAAAGATTATGGAAGAACAGATTCTGTAGTATTTGAAGATGATGCCTTGCCCAGAAGAATGTCAAATATAATTCCTAGCCATCATGATAATC ACCGTGAATTACTGGAACTGGCTACCTCCTTCCAGTCTCCTCCTGGTAGACCAGTAACTAAAACTTCAAGTGTTGCTAAACGTGTGAGAAGTGCTCATAGGAAGGTTGGCAAGCGTCGATTTGTATCTGCATTTTGTCAATCAAACTGTGGAGATGTTAGTCCGAATGTGCTTGGAGCATTTTGCATAGACACTGGATTACCTTGTGACTTCAATCATAGTACATGTGGAGGGAAGAATGAATTATGCTATAGCCGAGGACCTGG CTACCCAGATGAATTTGAAAGTACCCGCATTATAGGAGAAAGACAATTTAGAAAAGCAGTGGATCTTTTCAATGCTGCAGATGAAGAGATTGAAGGGGATGTTGATTTTCGACATGCATATATAGATTTTTCCCAACTTGAGGTAACTATTTCTGATCAAGGATATTCAGAGGTTGTAAAGACATGCCCTGCTGCAATGGGGTTTGCATTTGCGGCTGGAACAACAGATGGACCAGGAGCTTTTGATTTTCAGCAAGGGGATGATAAG GGCAATCCTTTCTGGAAGCTGGTCCGTGACATGCTTAAGACTCCAAGCAGGGAACAAATAGATTGTCAGCACCCGAAGCCCATTTTGCTAGATACTGGTGAAATGAAGAAACCATATGATTGGGCT CCTTCAATACTTCCAATTCAGATCCTCCGAATTGGGCAGCTTATCATTCTTAGTGTACCAGGAG AATTCACAACAATGGCTGGGAGGCGTCTTCGTGATGCAGTGAAGATGGTGCTAACTAGTGAagaagattttgaatttgatgacATTCACATTGTTATAGCAGGGTTAACTAATACTTATTCACAGTACATCACTACATATGAAGAGTACCAGGTGCAAAGATATGAG GGTGCTTCTACGCTATATGGCCCACACACACTCAGTGCATACATTCAGGAGTTTAAGAAACTTGCAGAGGCTCTAATCTATGGTGAACCTGTAGAACCTGGTCCTCTACCTCCTGATCTCCTGGAGAAGCAAATAAGCTTACTTCCACCTGTTGTGCTGGATGCAACCCCCCTTGGTGTGAATTTCGGGGATGTTTGTGCCGATGTACCACGGAACTCCACCTTCAAGAGTGGTGACATGGTGACAGCTTCGTTCTGGTCCGCGTGCCCTCGTAATGACCTGATGACTGAAGGCACCTTTGCACTGGtggaatttctccaagaaaagGATGCTTGGATTCCTgcttatgatgatgatgatttctgTCTGCGCTATAAGTGGTCAAGGCCTTCCAAACTCAGTTCTAGGAGTAAAGGAACCTTGGAATGGATGATACCGCAGGGTGTGACTCCTGGTGTGTACAGATTAAGTCACTTTGGTGCTGCAAAGGGCTTATTTGGATCAATTCATCACTTTACAGGTTCATCCACTGCGTTTGTAGTAGCCTAA
- the LOC100802481 gene encoding neutral ceramidase 1 isoform X2: MEFPSFDHLNVWRECANVRVWILFLLLLLLKSDVCSGSDYLVGLGSYDITGPAADVNMMGYANTGQIASGIHFRLRARAFIVAEPNGNRVVFVNLDACMASQIVKIKVIERLKARYGDLYTEENVAISGIHTHAGPGGYLQYVVYIVTSLGFVHQSFDVIVDGIEKCIIQAHENLRPGSIFVNKGELLDAGVSRSPSAYLNNPAGERRKYKYNVDTDMTLLKFVDDEWGPVGSFNWFPTHGTSMSRTNSLISGDNKGAAARFMEDWFEQKDYGRTDSVVFEDDALPRRMSNIIPSHHDNHRELLELATSFQSPPGRPVTKTSSVAKRVRSAHRKVGKRRFVSAFCQSNCGDVSPNVLGAFCIDTGLPCDFNHSTCGGKNELCYSRGPGYPDEFESTRIIGERQFRKAVDLFNAADEEIEGDVDFRHAYIDFSQLEVTISDQGYSEVVKTCPAAMGFAFAAGTTDGPGAFDFQQGDDKGNPFWKLVRDMLKTPSREQIDCQHPKPILLDTGEMKKPYDWAPSILPIQILRIGQLIILSVPGEFTTMAGRRLRDAVKMVLTSEEDFEFDDIHIVIAGLTNTYSQYITTYEEYQVQRYEGASTLYGPHTLSAYIQEFKKLAEALIYGEPVEPGPLPPDLLEKQISLLPPVVLDATPLGVNFGDVCADVPRNSTFKSGDMVTASFWSACPRNDLMTEGTFALVEFLQEKDAWIPAYDDDDFCLRYKWSRPSKLSSRSKGTLEWMIPQGVTPGVYRLSHFGAAKGLFGSIHHFTGSSTAFVVA; the protein is encoded by the exons ATGGAGTTTCCTtcctttgatcatttgaatgttTGGAGGGAATGTGCAAATGTGCGAGTTTGGATCCTTTTCTTACTCCTGCTGCTACTGAAGAGTGATGTGTGTTCTGGTTCTGACTACTTGGTTGGTCTCGGAAGCTATGACATTACTGGCCCTGCGGCTGATGTTAACATGATGGGGTATGCTAACACAGGACAGATTGCGTCCGGAATTCACTTCAGGCTGCGGGCTCGTGCTTTCATTGTTGCAGAGCCAAATGGTAACCGGGTAGTGTTTGTGAACCTTGATGCTTGCATGGCTTCACAGATTGTGAAGATCAAAGTAATTGAGAGGCTGAAAGCAAG ATATGGTGATCTATATACTGAAGAGAATGTAGCCATTAGTGGAATTCACACTCATGCTGGTCCTGGGGGTTATCTCCAATATGTTGTGTACATTGTAACTTCTCTTGGATTTGTGCACCAGTCCTTTGATGTCATTGTCGATGGCATTGAGAAATGCATTATCCAGGCCCATGAAAATCTCCGCCCAGGATCAATATTTGTCAATAAGG GAGAACTCTTAGATGCTGGTGTAAGTCGCAGTCCCAGTGCTTATCTCAATAATCCTGCtggagagagaagaaaatataagtATAATGTTGATACAGATATGactcttttaaaatttgttgacGATGAATGGGGACCTGTTGGAAGCTTCAATTGGTTCCCTACTCATGGAACTTCAATGAGTCGTACAAACTCATTAATTAGTGGGGATAATAAAGGTGCGGCTGCACGATTTATGGAAGACTGGTTTGAGCAAAAAGATTATGGAAGAACAGATTCTGTAGTATTTGAAGATGATGCCTTGCCCAGAAGAATGTCAAATATAATTCCTAGCCATCATGATAATC ACCGTGAATTACTGGAACTGGCTACCTCCTTCCAGTCTCCTCCTGGTAGACCAGTAACTAAAACTTCAAGTGTTGCTAAACGTGTGAGAAGTGCTCATAGGAAGGTTGGCAAGCGTCGATTTGTATCTGCATTTTGTCAATCAAACTGTGGAGATGTTAGTCCGAATGTGCTTGGAGCATTTTGCATAGACACTGGATTACCTTGTGACTTCAATCATAGTACATGTGGAGGGAAGAATGAATTATGCTATAGCCGAGGACCTGG CTACCCAGATGAATTTGAAAGTACCCGCATTATAGGAGAAAGACAATTTAGAAAAGCAGTGGATCTTTTCAATGCTGCAGATGAAGAGATTGAAGGGGATGTTGATTTTCGACATGCATATATAGATTTTTCCCAACTTGAGGTAACTATTTCTGATCAAGGATATTCAGAGGTTGTAAAGACATGCCCTGCTGCAATGGGGTTTGCATTTGCGGCTGGAACAACAGATGGACCAGGAGCTTTTGATTTTCAGCAAGGGGATGATAAG GGCAATCCTTTCTGGAAGCTGGTCCGTGACATGCTTAAGACTCCAAGCAGGGAACAAATAGATTGTCAGCACCCGAAGCCCATTTTGCTAGATACTGGTGAAATGAAGAAACCATATGATTGGGCT CCTTCAATACTTCCAATTCAGATCCTCCGAATTGGGCAGCTTATCATTCTTAGTGTACCAGGAG AATTCACAACAATGGCTGGGAGGCGTCTTCGTGATGCAGTGAAGATGGTGCTAACTAGTGAagaagattttgaatttgatgacATTCACATTGTTATAGCAGGGTTAACTAATACTTATTCACAGTACATCACTACATATGAAGAGTACCAGGTGCAAAGATATGAG GGTGCTTCTACGCTATATGGCCCACACACACTCAGTGCATACATTCAGGAGTTTAAGAAACTTGCAGAGGCTCTAATCTATGGTGAACCTGTAGAACCTGGTCCTCTACCTCCTGATCTCCTGGAGAAGCAAATAAGCTTACTTCCACCTGTTGTGCTGGATGCAACCCCCCTTGGTGTGAATTTCGGGGATGTTTGTGCCGATGTACCACGGAACTCCACCTTCAAGAGTGGTGACATGGTGACAGCTTCGTTCTGGTCCGCGTGCCCTCGTAATGACCTGATGACTGAAGGCACCTTTGCACTGGtggaatttctccaagaaaagGATGCTTGGATTCCTgcttatgatgatgatgatttctgTCTGCGCTATAAGTGGTCAAGGCCTTCCAAACTCAGTTCTAGGAGTAAAGGAACCTTGGAATGGATGATACCGCAGGGTGTGACTCCTGGTGTGTACAGATTAAGTCACTTTGGTGCTGCAAAGGGCTTATTTGGATCAATTCATCACTTTACAGGTTCATCCACTGCGTTTGTAGTAGCCTAA